From Aquabacter sp. L1I39, the proteins below share one genomic window:
- a CDS encoding outer membrane protein assembly factor BamD, which translates to MRLFFDAASLRTLPLRTFGQRTFGLLGAVLVAASLSACASNKEEIIPPDEPAEKIYNEGLTLMNKGDLTGAAQRFEDLDKTHPYSEWARKALLMDTYVYYEAGKYDEAIGAGKRYLTLHPGSADAAYASYLVASAYYDNIPDVTRDQRATRQALDALDDVIRKYPNTEYAAAARKKAEVARDQLAGKEMVIGRYYLEQRNYVGAINRFKVVVTQYQTTRQVEEALFRLTEAYMAMGIVNEAQTAAAVLGYNFPDSPWYKDAYKLVQAGGVLPQENKGSWISQAFKKMGLG; encoded by the coding sequence ATTCGGCCTGCTCGGTGCCGTCCTGGTGGCGGCCAGCCTTTCCGCCTGCGCCAGCAACAAGGAAGAGATCATCCCGCCCGACGAGCCGGCGGAGAAGATCTACAATGAGGGCCTGACCCTCATGAACAAAGGCGACCTGACTGGCGCTGCCCAGCGCTTCGAGGATCTGGACAAGACCCATCCCTATTCGGAATGGGCCCGCAAGGCGCTCCTGATGGACACCTATGTCTATTACGAGGCCGGCAAGTATGACGAGGCCATTGGCGCCGGTAAGCGCTATTTGACGCTCCATCCCGGCTCGGCCGATGCCGCCTATGCCTCCTATCTGGTGGCCTCGGCCTATTATGACAACATTCCCGACGTCACCCGCGACCAGCGCGCCACCCGTCAGGCGCTCGACGCACTCGACGACGTGATCCGTAAATATCCCAACACCGAATATGCCGCCGCCGCCCGCAAGAAGGCGGAGGTCGCCCGCGACCAGCTGGCCGGCAAGGAAATGGTGATCGGGCGCTACTATCTGGAACAGCGCAATTATGTGGGTGCCATCAACCGCTTCAAGGTGGTGGTGACGCAGTACCAGACCACCCGCCAGGTTGAAGAGGCGCTGTTCCGCCTGACCGAGGCCTATATGGCCATGGGCATCGTCAATGAGGCGCAGACGGCGGCGGCGGTTCTGGGCTACAATTTCCCTGACAGTCCGTGGTACAAGGACGCCTACAAGCTGGTCCAGGCCGGCGGCGTGCTGCCGCAGGAAAACAAGGGCTCCTGGATCAGCCAGGCATTCAAGAAAATGGGCCTCGGCTGA